Proteins encoded together in one Ferroglobus placidus DSM 10642 window:
- a CDS encoding ribosome assembly factor SBDS produces the protein MVSLEKAVVARLKKGGMVFEVLVDPYLARDLKEGKDVNFEELVAVEEIFHDARKGERASTEDLQKVFGTTNVREIIKKIVMEGEVQLTAEQRKEMLEQKKKQIIEYIRRNSVDPRTGAPHTYARIESALEEAKVNIDIFKPVEAQVKDVVKALKPILPLRFEEIEIAIKIPPEHTGRAISALYSFGKILKEEWQSDGSWICVMRIPAGMHGELLDLLGKVAKGEALTKILRRVQG, from the coding sequence GCGAGGTTGAAAAAAGGGGGAATGGTTTTTGAGGTTCTCGTAGACCCTTATTTAGCGAGGGATCTTAAGGAAGGAAAAGATGTGAACTTCGAAGAGCTTGTGGCGGTCGAAGAAATCTTTCACGATGCGAGAAAAGGTGAGAGAGCTTCGACAGAAGATTTGCAGAAGGTTTTCGGCACGACGAACGTCAGAGAGATAATAAAGAAAATCGTGATGGAAGGAGAGGTTCAGCTAACAGCAGAGCAGAGGAAGGAGATGCTCGAACAAAAGAAAAAGCAGATAATAGAGTACATAAGGAGAAACAGCGTTGATCCGAGAACCGGCGCTCCACACACATACGCGAGAATAGAATCGGCTTTAGAGGAGGCTAAGGTGAACATAGACATATTTAAACCGGTTGAAGCTCAGGTGAAGGACGTCGTAAAAGCTTTAAAGCCGATTCTTCCTCTGAGGTTCGAGGAGATAGAGATAGCCATAAAAATTCCGCCCGAACATACTGGTAGGGCTATAAGCGCTCTCTATTCCTTCGGAAAAATTTTGAAAGAGGAGTGGCAGAGCGACGGTAGCTGGATCTGCGTTATGAGAATTCCAGCCGGGATGCACGGAGAATTGCTCGATCTTCTCGGAAAAGTGGCGAAGGGAGAGGCTTTAACAAAAATCTTAAGGAGGGTTCAGGGATGA